The following proteins come from a genomic window of Achromobacter sp. AONIH1:
- a CDS encoding S9 family peptidase, with translation MSTEISAAAQALQRAMPVTRLLDCGMDYADAIALHARTAQGEPWDMAAEALAEAQFARAGQAERAGHPVTARDAQEKAIACLLFAQMAYNDDTPRKRQLYARLSAATRRLAGLSELPVERVELPFNGARLIGWLVRPAARAARGTVIVFGGQSGWGMAYWPIARQLAARGLATLLAEGPGQGETRLEQRIHVDVDMAAAYRCFVDRVVGDPSLGRAGIWGNSVGGLWAASTAAADPRIAACCVNGALAAPSLLPFRTFVEQAAAMLGSADLDAVAANFVRMRFDARRDRIGCPLLVIHGGADPLIKLADQQPFLDAALPALGTLKVWEDGEHTIYNHAAERTVFVCDWFADRLDQAG, from the coding sequence ATGAGCACCGAGATATCCGCCGCCGCGCAGGCCTTGCAACGGGCCATGCCCGTGACCCGGCTGCTCGATTGCGGCATGGACTACGCCGACGCCATCGCGCTGCACGCGCGCACGGCGCAGGGCGAGCCCTGGGACATGGCGGCCGAGGCCTTGGCCGAGGCCCAGTTCGCGCGCGCCGGCCAGGCCGAACGGGCCGGACATCCCGTCACCGCCCGCGATGCGCAGGAAAAGGCGATCGCCTGCCTGCTGTTCGCGCAGATGGCCTACAACGACGACACGCCGCGCAAGCGGCAGCTGTATGCGCGGCTGAGCGCGGCCACGCGGCGCCTGGCCGGGCTGTCGGAATTGCCGGTGGAACGGGTGGAGCTGCCGTTCAACGGCGCGCGTCTGATCGGCTGGCTGGTCCGCCCCGCCGCGCGCGCCGCGCGCGGCACGGTCATCGTATTCGGCGGGCAGAGCGGCTGGGGCATGGCCTATTGGCCGATCGCGCGCCAATTGGCGGCCAGGGGACTCGCCACCTTGCTGGCCGAGGGGCCGGGCCAGGGGGAAACACGGCTGGAGCAGCGTATCCACGTGGACGTGGATATGGCGGCGGCGTATCGCTGCTTTGTCGATCGCGTCGTGGGCGATCCGTCGCTGGGCCGCGCCGGCATCTGGGGCAATAGCGTGGGCGGCCTGTGGGCCGCGTCGACGGCGGCTGCCGATCCGCGCATTGCCGCCTGCTGCGTGAACGGCGCGCTGGCCGCGCCTTCGCTGCTGCCGTTCCGCACTTTCGTCGAACAGGCTGCCGCGATGCTGGGCAGCGCCGACCTGGATGCCGTGGCCGCCAACTTCGTCCGCATGCGCTTCGATGCGCGGCGCGACCGCATCGGCTGCCCGCTACTGGTGATACACGGCGGCGCGGACCCGCTGATCAAGCTGGCGGACCAGCAACCGTTCCTGGATGCCGCGCTGCCCGCGCTGGGCACGCTCAAGGTCTGGGAGGATGGCGAGCACACGATCTACAACCACGCGGCCGAAAGAACCGTGTTCGTGTGCGACTGGTTTGCCGACCGCCTGGATCAGGCGGGTTGA
- a CDS encoding bifunctional 3-(3-hydroxy-phenyl)propionate/3-hydroxycinnamic acid hydroxylase: MTSEQEAHGADEAARYDVAVVGYGPTGLVAASMLGRAGYRVMVIERWPTPYGLPRLTHIDGETARIVQASGEIQRALRSAKAVDTYHYRDAAGDLLLELNWSGRACGYPAHISIYQPDIEDAVEARAKGYPNVTVLRGWEVDTLKQDEQGVTLSAHPRRGGQEAQWTDAPREFRVRYVIGADGANSFVRRTLGIERSDFGYNERWLNLDSENKRDLGAACALTTIYCDPARAYMHMPIGTRRTRFELRVLPGEETADWEQEDAGWRWLHERYGLGPDDLKLLRHVVYTFETRIAERWREGRVFLAGDAAHTMMPYMGQGACSGMRDGINLAWKLDLVLSGRASEDLLDSYEAERRPHVTAITQMSLFLGQVVNEDDLDKVAQRDAAFRAGQVPPMPPFPRIEHGVLGRGRDGGLAAATGAPAPQGRVRQGAAEGCLDEVIGYGFQLVAREHPARHLDESQLRFLEQLGCRYAVLSVDGAGRDAVVDLDGDQQAFLDAHGIQAYLSRPDFAVFGSVATLDDLGALVDDLRRQLHWRADGRTQSAADARAA, translated from the coding sequence ATGACGTCAGAACAAGAGGCGCATGGCGCGGACGAGGCCGCGCGCTACGACGTGGCGGTGGTCGGATACGGGCCCACCGGCCTGGTCGCGGCTTCGATGCTGGGACGCGCGGGCTATCGCGTGATGGTCATCGAGCGCTGGCCCACGCCTTATGGCCTGCCCAGGCTCACGCATATCGATGGCGAGACCGCGCGCATCGTGCAGGCCAGCGGCGAGATCCAGCGGGCGCTGCGCAGCGCCAAGGCGGTCGACACCTATCACTATCGCGACGCGGCCGGCGATCTGCTGCTGGAACTGAACTGGAGCGGGCGGGCCTGCGGCTATCCCGCGCACATCTCGATCTACCAGCCCGACATCGAGGATGCCGTCGAGGCGCGCGCCAAGGGCTACCCGAACGTGACCGTGTTGCGCGGCTGGGAAGTCGACACGCTGAAGCAGGACGAGCAGGGCGTGACGCTGTCCGCTCATCCCCGGCGCGGCGGCCAGGAAGCGCAATGGACGGACGCGCCCCGCGAATTCCGCGTGCGCTACGTCATCGGCGCCGATGGCGCCAACAGCTTCGTGCGCCGCACGCTTGGCATCGAGCGCAGCGACTTCGGCTACAACGAGCGCTGGCTCAACCTGGATTCCGAGAATAAGCGCGACCTGGGCGCGGCCTGCGCCCTCACGACGATCTACTGTGATCCGGCGCGCGCCTACATGCACATGCCTATCGGCACGCGGCGCACCCGTTTCGAGCTGCGTGTGCTGCCCGGCGAGGAAACGGCCGATTGGGAACAGGAGGACGCCGGCTGGCGCTGGCTGCATGAACGCTATGGCCTGGGGCCGGACGACTTGAAGCTGCTGCGCCACGTGGTCTACACCTTCGAGACGCGCATCGCCGAGCGCTGGCGCGAGGGGCGCGTGTTCCTGGCGGGCGACGCTGCGCACACCATGATGCCGTACATGGGGCAGGGCGCCTGTTCCGGCATGCGCGACGGCATCAACCTGGCGTGGAAACTGGACCTGGTCTTGAGCGGGCGCGCCTCCGAGGACTTGCTGGACAGCTACGAGGCCGAGCGTCGCCCGCACGTGACCGCGATCACGCAGATGTCCCTGTTCCTGGGGCAGGTCGTCAACGAGGACGACCTCGACAAGGTCGCCCAGCGCGACGCGGCGTTCCGCGCCGGCCAGGTGCCGCCGATGCCGCCGTTTCCGAGGATCGAGCACGGCGTGCTGGGACGCGGGCGCGACGGCGGCCTGGCGGCGGCGACGGGAGCGCCCGCGCCGCAGGGGCGCGTGCGCCAGGGCGCGGCGGAAGGCTGCCTGGACGAAGTGATCGGCTACGGCTTCCAGCTCGTCGCCCGCGAGCATCCGGCCCGTCATCTGGATGAGAGCCAGCTGCGTTTCCTGGAGCAGCTCGGGTGCCGTTACGCGGTGTTGTCGGTCGATGGCGCCGGTCGCGACGCGGTGGTCGACCTGGACGGCGACCAGCAGGCGTTCCTGGATGCGCATGGCATCCAGGCCTATCTCAGCCGGCCGGACTTCGCGGTGTTCGGGTCGGTAGCGACGCTGGACGACCTGGGCGCGCTGGTCGATGACCTGCGCCGCCAGCTGCACTGGCGGGCGGACGGGCGGACGCAATCGGCGGCGGACGCGCGCGCGGCATGA